A genomic stretch from Oligoflexia bacterium includes:
- a CDS encoding cysteine desulfurase, translating to MSYNIEKIRKDFPILHQQVHKRPLVYLDNAATSQKPQCVIDSMSKYYQHDNANVHRGVHDLSERATRDYENARIVIKKFINARDTKEVIFVRGTTEGINLVASTYGRRNIKRGDEIIISVMEHHSNIVPWQMLCEETGAVLKVVPVNAAGEFSMSDYEKLLNPKVKFVSVVHISNALGTINPVQEIIEKAHKLNIPVHIDGAQAAPHLQIDVQVLDCEFYTISSHKAYGPTGVGVLYGKENLLEQMPPYQGGGDMISTVSFDKTLYNILPYKFEAGTPNIAGVIGFAKALEYITEIGLENIARHENELLEYATREISKISDVRLIGTAQKKASVLSFMIKDIHPHDIGTILDREGVAIRTGHHCAQPLMLHFEVPATARASFGMYNTMAEVDTFIRAVRKVQEVFK from the coding sequence GTGAGTTATAACATAGAAAAAATTCGTAAAGATTTTCCGATCCTGCACCAACAGGTTCATAAACGCCCATTGGTATATCTTGATAACGCTGCCACATCTCAAAAACCTCAATGTGTTATTGATTCAATGAGCAAGTATTACCAACACGATAATGCCAATGTTCATCGAGGTGTTCACGATTTAAGCGAGCGTGCTACACGTGATTATGAAAATGCGCGCATCGTGATTAAAAAATTCATCAACGCTCGAGACACCAAAGAAGTCATATTTGTTCGCGGCACGACTGAAGGGATCAATCTTGTCGCAAGTACTTATGGTAGACGCAATATCAAACGAGGCGATGAAATTATTATTTCAGTAATGGAGCATCATTCTAACATCGTGCCCTGGCAAATGCTCTGTGAAGAGACCGGTGCTGTTTTAAAAGTTGTACCCGTCAATGCTGCAGGCGAATTCTCAATGTCTGATTATGAAAAGCTGTTAAATCCGAAAGTAAAATTTGTTTCAGTGGTTCATATTTCAAATGCTTTAGGTACAATTAATCCAGTTCAAGAGATCATTGAAAAAGCACACAAACTAAATATTCCAGTGCACATTGATGGCGCTCAAGCAGCACCTCATTTACAAATCGATGTTCAAGTACTTGATTGCGAATTTTACACAATCTCGAGCCACAAAGCATACGGGCCAACAGGTGTTGGTGTACTTTATGGCAAAGAAAATTTGCTTGAACAAATGCCTCCCTATCAAGGCGGCGGAGATATGATCAGCACAGTATCATTTGATAAAACTCTCTATAACATTTTGCCCTATAAGTTTGAAGCTGGCACCCCTAATATTGCAGGGGTCATTGGTTTTGCTAAAGCACTTGAGTATATTACTGAAATTGGATTAGAAAACATAGCTCGACATGAAAATGAACTTTTAGAATATGCCACACGTGAAATTTCAAAAATAAGTGATGTTCGTTTAATCGGTACTGCTCAAAAAAAGGCCAGCGTGCTTTCTTTTATGATCAAAGATATTCATCCCCATGACATTGGAACAATTTTAGATCGTGAAGGTGTGGCCATCAGAACAGGGCACCACTGCGCTCAACCTTTGATGTTGCATTTTGAAGTACCCGCCACTGCACGCGCTTCTTTTGGAATGTACAACACGATGGCTGAAGTAGACACGTTCATCCGCGCTGTTCGTAAAGTGCAAGAGGTGTTTAAATGA